The genomic region CTGTCGAACGGCCAGATGGCCCGCGCCATCGCCGACGCCACGGGCGCCCAGGTGCGGCTGCTGAACGCGGTGCACAACGTCAGCGCCGAGGATTTCGAAAAGGGGATCACTTACCTCGACCTGATGCGCCACAATCTGAACGTCCTCAAAGAGGCGCTGAACTAGCATGAGCCTCCTCGCGTGCCGCAATGCGAGCTTTGCCTACGACGGCAGGAAGGTCCTGGAGGACGTCAGCTTTGAGGTCTCCGCCGGCGGCTACCTTTGCATCGTCGGCGAAAACGGCGCCGGCAAAAGCACGCTGATGCAGGGACTGCTGGGCCTCGTCAAGCCGGTCGGCGGTTCTGTGGAAGTGGGCGCAGAGGCGCGCATGGGAGGCATCGGATATCTTCCCCAACAGACGGCGGTGCAGAAAGACTTTCCCGCCAGCGTCGAGGAAGTGGTGTTGTCGGGCCAGCTGCGGCGCTGCGGCCTGCGTCCCTTTTTCGGCAAGGGCGACCGTCGGGAAGCCGAGGCGAAGCTGCGGCTGGTGCGGATGCAGGATTTCAGAAAGAAATGTTTCCGCGATCTTTCCGGCGGGCAGCAGCGCCGGGTGCTGCTGGCCCGGGCCCTGTGCGCCACGCGTTCGCTCCTGCTGCTGGACGAACCGGCGGCAGGGCTGGATCCCCGCATGCAGGACGAAATGTACCAGATCCTGAACGAGCTGAACCGCGAGCAGGGCATGACGATCGTCATGATCACTCACGACGTGCAGAGCGCCCTGCGCTGCGCCCGACAGATCCTTCATCTCAACGGCCGCCAGCTGTTTTTCGGCTCCGTTGAGAAATACTCGCAAAGCGCGGCCGGCCGCCGTTTTATCGACGGCGGCCCGTTCCGCGTCTTGAGCGGTGCGGCTGCGAAAGAGGGCGGGGCGAAGTTATGCTGAGCGAACTTTTGCAGATGTTGTCCTATCCTTTCGTGATCAACGCGCTGATCGTCGGCTGCCTGGTCTCGCTCTGCGCTTCGCTGCTGGGGACCAGCCTGGTTCTGAAGCGTTATTCGATGATCGGCGACGGGCTGGCTCACGTGGCCTTCGCGGCTCTGGCTCTGGCGAAAGCGCTTGACCTCGCGCCGCTGAGCCTGGCGATCCCGGCCTGTATCGTGGCGGCCTTTCTGTTGCTGCAGATCAAGAGCAGCTCGCGCATCCGCGGCGATTCGGCGACGGCCGTGCTGTGCAGCGGCGCGCTGGCGGTCGGGGTGGCGGCGGTCTCGCTTTCGACGGGAATGAACGTGGACGTGTGCAATTACATGTTCGGCAGCATTCTCGCCATGAGCCGTTCCGACGTGATCCTCTCGGCGGCGCTGAGCTGCGCGGTGCTGTTGCTCTACGTTTTGTTCTACAACCGCATCTTCGCCGTCACCTTCGACGAGACGTTCGCGCAGGCGGCGGGGATCCATACGGGGCGCTACAACATGATCATCGCCCTGCTCACGTCCGTAACGGTCGTTTTGGGAATGCGCATGATGGGAACGCTGCTGATCTCCAGCCTGATCGTTTTCCCGTCGTTGACGGCGATGCGGATCTGCCGCCGTTTCAGGAGCACGGTGCTGCTGTCGGCGGCGATCTCGGTCGGCTGTTTTTTCACGGGCATGTTCCTTTCCTATCTGTATTCGATTCCCACCGGATCGTGCATCGTGATCGTCAATATGGCGCTTTTCGCCGCCGCCGTCGCCGGCTCGCACTTTCACGGGTTCCGGCGGCCGCAGTGACGCAGGCGGGCTGAAAAGGACGATGAAAGAAATGATGAAATTCAGAGGAAAAAGCGCGTTTGGGGCGTTTCTGCTGGCGCTGCTCGCGCCGGCTCTTTTCGCCGCCGTGCCTCTGCCGGAAGAGGAGGCGGAGAAGCTGGAGGACTATCTGGCGGAGATCGACGCCCAGGCGGGGATGCTGATCCTCGAGGGGCCGGACATCTCGCTTTACAACTATCCTCACGACATCGAGAAGGACCGCGCCGCCTTCGATCCGCGTAAAATCGACATCATCGTCGGCAACCGCCTCTACATGACCCAGATCAACGACTGGTTCCTGAACTTCGATAAATACGCGGGCAAGTCGGTGGAGATCGAGGGCTTTTACATGGACTTCGACGGCTTCACCTATGTGGGGCGCAAAGGGCCGATCTGCCCGTTCTGCACGGGCGGATACGTGAACTTCGAGTTCAAGTACGACCGCGACTTGTCGGCGCTCCAGTCCGAAAAGTCATGGGTCAAGGTGCGCGGCATCCTGCGCGAGGGCAGCGTGCCCTCCGTCTTTGAGAAGGGCACGATGGAGCCTTTTTACTACATCGAGGCCATCACGGTCGAAAAGATGCCCAAAGTCGGCAAAGCGACCGTGCGCGACTGAGCGTTGCTGCAAAAGAACGGGAGCCTGAACTCTGCTCAAAGAGCAAGGGACAGGCTCCCGTTTTTCGTGGCGCGTCGCACGCGTTTTCGGCTCAGCGTTCAAAGCCGAGCAGGCGAGCCGGCGTGTCGCGGAACATCATGCTCAGTTCGGCGTCGCTGAAGCCCTGCGCCGCGAGCAGGTCCGCGTATTGTGAAAGTCCCTCGTCGGAGTAGGGCGATTGCGGTTGGCCGAAATCTGTGGAAAGGATCACCCGCTCCACGCCGACGGCCCGGATCTGCGCGGCGATCGTCTCGATGGGCG from Pyramidobacter piscolens W5455 harbors:
- a CDS encoding metal ABC transporter ATP-binding protein — translated: MSLLACRNASFAYDGRKVLEDVSFEVSAGGYLCIVGENGAGKSTLMQGLLGLVKPVGGSVEVGAEARMGGIGYLPQQTAVQKDFPASVEEVVLSGQLRRCGLRPFFGKGDRREAEAKLRLVRMQDFRKKCFRDLSGGQQRRVLLARALCATRSLLLLDEPAAGLDPRMQDEMYQILNELNREQGMTIVMITHDVQSALRCARQILHLNGRQLFFGSVEKYSQSAAGRRFIDGGPFRVLSGAAAKEGGAKLC
- a CDS encoding metal ABC transporter permease, which gives rise to MLSELLQMLSYPFVINALIVGCLVSLCASLLGTSLVLKRYSMIGDGLAHVAFAALALAKALDLAPLSLAIPACIVAAFLLLQIKSSSRIRGDSATAVLCSGALAVGVAAVSLSTGMNVDVCNYMFGSILAMSRSDVILSAALSCAVLLLYVLFYNRIFAVTFDETFAQAAGIHTGRYNMIIALLTSVTVVLGMRMMGTLLISSLIVFPSLTAMRICRRFRSTVLLSAAISVGCFFTGMFLSYLYSIPTGSCIVIVNMALFAAAVAGSHFHGFRRPQ